Within Ovis aries strain OAR_USU_Benz2616 breed Rambouillet chromosome 3, ARS-UI_Ramb_v3.0, whole genome shotgun sequence, the genomic segment cttcattccatagttcatcaggcactctgtctatcagatctagtcccttaaatctatttctcacttccactgtataataataagggatttgatttaggttatacctgaatggtctagcggttttccctactttcttcaatttaaatctgaatttggtaataaggagttcatgatctgagccacagtcagatcccagtcttgtttttgttgactgtatagagcttctccatatttggctgcaaagaatataatcaatctgatttcggtgttgaccatctggtgatgtccatgtgtagagtcttctcttgtgcagGAGCTGTGTTTTAAGGGCAGGAGTACAGTCATATAGGGTAGGGGGTCCCTGAAGAAAGAACCAGGTGTAGCTTTCTTGACAGAAGAGAAGCCATTTTTGGCTTAAGCCTTTTGGGGATCTAAGCCTGGCCCTTGAACAAGTCTCAGTAATCAAGGATCTTAAGACAAGTGAGGGAACAAGGGAAAAGCTGTCAAGAAACAATAGTCGGTGATAAAACAGAGTCCCAGCTCCTCctcggcttcccttgtggctcagatggtaaggaatcggCCTGAAATTCAACAGATCTGGTTCGATCCCtcgtttgggaagatcccatggagaagggaatgactactgtctccagtattcttgcctggagaattccatgaggaggaatggtgggctacagtccatggggtcgcaaagagttgtacacaactaagcaactgaactgaactgaacgcaagCCCATAATATAATACTGTCTTTGCCATCTGCAGGAACTAAGGACCCGCCCAGGGGGAGGATGGAAAGATGATGTTGACCCTCCTGACCTCAATCAACCAAGGCTCGGACTCTGCTGATTTTTGTCCCCATTCAGTGCAGAATCCTCTACTCAAGCCCCTTCTAGAAGATGCCTGTCCCCTTAGCTTAATACTTCACCAATTTTGCTTTTCGGGGAGACACTGCTTTGGAAAGACCCCTGATGGTTTTCCTTACTTGCTGCAAGTGagaataaatccttccttctcccactgtTTGGCTTAGCTGTCTTTTGGCTTGACACCCCCCAAGAGGTGAGCCCAGTTTTCAGGTAACACGGGTGCTCAGGAACCGAAACACACTGCATCCCGACCCCTTGTCCAGGGCAGGAGGGACTGTATGCAGTGCTGGTTGTGCTTCCCATCCGGAACAATGTCGGTGACTTTCTCACCTTCTTCCTAGGCCTAAAGGAACACAGGAAAGACCTCAGGTAAGTGCTGGCACCCACAGGAAGCCCGCCTCTCCCCTCTTCCAGTGGCCTGAGGCAGCAGCCCCCACAGCGCTCGGGGCTCTGGGGCCCCCAGAGAGTTCACAAGCAGAACTTCCCCCCGCAAATTGGACGCTTCCTGTGGGGGTGGAGACAGGGTGGGCTATGTTAGCCAACTTTAAAATCAGCTAGGGGGCGAGGTGGGGGGAGCAAAGAAAAAGTGCTAAGGAGAGATGAAATAGCCATTAACTCTGGCTACCCGGGGCTGGGTAGGGAGTGTGGGCTCAGGAAACATGGGAAGGCTGGCAAGAGCAAGTGGTTAAGTCTTGGTCGGGGCAGGGAAAGGCTTCCAGGGGCAGACAAGGGAGGAGAGGACTATCAACTGGAGACACAAAATCAGCTGGGCGTGTCCCAGAGACTCACAGACCCGAGCCCTAGTTGTTCCCATTCCCGGTCTCCGGGTGAGTGTATTTCTTAATAAGAGCATGGGTGGACACTCACTCATGCACGACATTTGGGCAgcagtgaagtgacttagcagcagcagcagcagcgtgtgcCCAGAACTGTTCTAGCTTCTGGTttcccaggtggaggatggtggaGGGTGGGGTCCCAGGGTTGGACACCAGGAACAAGGTCCTGGCTCCCCCGGGGAGGGCTGGGGAGACACAAATAACTACTGAGCGTTGTTTCAGGGCTGTAGGAACTCTGAAGGAAAAGAACCTGGGGTCAGTGGAGTGAACTGGAGGTTTTAGCCAGGCAGTTGGCAAGCAGGGGACCTGAGATCCACCTGGGTCTGGACCCATCTTGGGTTGGAGAATTGAAGCTGTGCATGAGTATGGTGCGGGGCCTGGCTGGAGAGAAGTACCTCCGATCCCACTTAatgttctctcagttcagttcagttcagtcgctcagttgtgtctgactcttcgcaacctcatggactgcagcatgccaggcctctctgaacatcaccaactcctgaagtttgctcaaactcatgtcattgagtcggtgatgccatccaaccatctcatcctctgacatccccttctcctcccaccttcaatctttcccagcatcaggatcttttccaatgagttggctctgcacatcaggtggccaaagtattggagcttcagctttggcatcagtcctttcaatgaatagtgaggactgatttcctttaggatggactggttggatctccttgcagtccaagggactctcgagtcttccccaacaccatagttgGTCTCTATGTCTCTGCAAAGTGTGCCTGCACCCGTTTTAGAAACTGAGGACACACCGCGAGCACCTGCAGGCGGGGGCCAACCAGAGTGTCAGCTCTACCCAcgctctacttctgctttactgagtacaccacagcctttgactgCGGGCTCTGTTGTGCCTCTGTTGTGCtttcacaacaaactctggaaaattcttagagatgggaataccagaccacctgacctgcctcctgagaaatctgtatgcaggttaggaaggaacagttagaactggacatggaacaacagactggttccaaatcggggaaagagtacgtcaaagctgtatattgtcaccctgcttatttaacttctatgcagagtacatcatgagaaatgctgggctggaagaagcacaagctggaatcaagattgccgggagaaatatcaatcacctcagatatgcagatgacaccacccttatggcagaaagtgaagaggaactaaagagcctcttgatgaaactgaaagaggagagtgaaaaagttgacttaaaattcaacattcagaaaactaagatcatggcatccggtcccatcacttcatggcaaatagatggaggaacagtggaaacagtgtcagactttatttttggggctccaatatcactgcagatggtgactgcagccatgaaattaaaagacgcttactccttggaagaaaagttatgaaccaacttagacagtatattaaaaagtagagacattactttgccagaaaaggttggtctagtcaaagctatggtttttccagtaatcatgtacggatgtgagagttggactataaagaaagctgagcggtgaagaattgatgcttttgaactgtggtgttggagaagactcttgagagccccttggactgcaaggagatccaaccagtccatcctaaaggaaatcagtcctgaatattcattggaaggactgatgctgaagctgaaactccaatactttggccacctgattcgaagaactgactcatttgaaaagaccctgatgctgggaaagattgagggcaggaggagaaggggacgacagcggatgagatggttggatggcatcaccgactcaatggacgtgagtttgagtaaactccaggagctggcgatggacagggagccctggcgtgctgcagttcctgaAGTCGCGAagggtcggatacaactgagagaaTTGAACTGAACCGCGCTCCCGGCGCACTCGACTGCGCCTGCGCCAACGGTGGGGGCGGGGCCTcaagggggcggggcctgcggcTTCGGGGCCGTTGGTTTCGGGGCGGAACCTTCGCGCGGCGGGGGCGGGCGCGCGGGGGAAGGCTTTGCGGCCGTGCTGCGGCCGGCCTCCGTTGGAGTGGCGCCTGAGGGCGGTGCGGCGTTGAATTCTCCAGCTCCGCCTCCCATTCCGACTTCGGCTCCAGCTCTGGCGCGCGCGCTGTCGCCCTCCCCGCAGACCGCCTTCGGCCAGGCGACCCCAGCGCAAGGCCGCCCGGAGCTCCCTGAGACTTGGACCCGCTGAGCCGGAGGAGGCGCCGTGGGGTGAGCTGACTGGCGGGGGGCGGCCCGGGGCTGCCGAGTGGAGAGAGGCCCCCTCAAGATCTCGAGACCCTCAGGACCCGTCCCTGCCCCTCCAGACCCCCCGGCCACTCTCGGGATCCACGGCCGCCTGAAGGACCCCGACCGACCTCGGTGCCCAAGACGCACCCCCAACCCTTCTCGGGAACCCCAGCCCCGAAGACCCCCCGGGATCCGCCCCGGCCCCTCCAGACACCCCTGGCCCCCGAGACCCTGTGGGGGTCGCCGGCCACCTCTTGCCCTACACTTTTCAGAGTCCTCGCCCGAAACCCTTCAGGACTCTACCCAACCCAGACTCCGAGACCCCCTGAGGCCCTGCCGCCGCTTCAGGGTCCCGGGACCCCCGAGGATCCTCAGTTCCAGAAACCTCCCCAGATTCCTTCAGGACCCCAGCGACTGTCCCtcactttcccttccccaggcctcTTCAGAAACCCCCTGGGCCGTGAAgcccccccaccctcaccccccatGCCGTCTCTCCTTAGCCACCCACCCCGTATCCCTAGACTGCCGTCCCCACCCTCCAGCACCTGCCCTTGAGGTTCAGTCCCTTTTGGGTTCCTGTCCACGCAGGTCTGGAGGCTGGGCTTCTCAAACTTGCTGTCTGTGGACCCATCGGGCATCTGTGAAAGAGTTCCTGGGTGTTTGTAAATTCTTAGTATACAAGAAGTAGAGGTGTATAATGAGTCATCTGATGGCCCTTTGTGGCCGGGCAGAGGCTGTAGCACTTGTGTTGACCGTTGCACTGAGGCCAAAGCAGGACagtctttaacttttttttttttttttttttttttagtctttaacTTTTAATGCCCTTTGCTGAGGCTCATATGGCCCCACAGAAGCACCTAGAGAACAGATGTGTTGTGGAGGGAGGCAGAGCTAAGTAGATGAGGGGCTTGGGGTGGATCAAGATGaaggttgtggtggtggtggtggtttagttgctaaatcatatctgactcttggcagccccCTGGactggcccgccaggctcctctgtccgaaggatttccaaggcaagaatacctgggttcgttgcatttccttctccaggggattttccacaCCCAGGGGTTGAGCCTGAGTCTAgtgcttggcaggtgggttccttgcCACtctgcccccagggaagcctctgacTGGAGGAATAAGACCTTAATGAACAAGGTCCTCAAGCAATTAGAATCTGAAGTGAGAAGAATCCCACTTTGTTCCTTGAGGCCCCATGCCCTTGGCCCTTTCCTGAATTACTGCTTTCACTGTCCCCCTGAGTGCGTTGTAGACCAGCTCAGAGCTGAAGGAAAGTGGGCGTTGATCAGTGAAAGAAGAGTGAGGGAGGTGTTTGGAGTAGGGAAGACTGGAATGGAGGAAATTGGGAAGCTTACAGTGTGATGGCGAGGGGCAGGAAAGAGGTGGGCCAAGGGGGTCAGGACCAAAGCAGGTGGatctgggggcttccccggtgggtcagtggtaaatctgcctgcaagacaGGAGACCCGGCTTTAGTCCTttggtcaggaggatcccctggagaagggaatggcaacctactccagtgttcttgcctgcagaattccttggacagaggagcctggcgggctacagtccatggggtcacaaagagtcacacgtgATTGAGGCAACTCAGTACAGCAGAGAGGATTTGGTGCTGGAAAGGAGTGGGAGGCCCATTGAGGGGTTTGAGGAGCAGAGTGAAAATAGATTTTGTGGTTTTGAACAGTCGCTGCGTCTGGTGCGGGAGAATTGGTTGGAGGGAGCAAGACCACAGGAAAGGTGGGAGGTGACCTGGACCAGGGTGTTGCCAGCGAGGACCTCACGCATGGCTGGCTTCGTCAAGTCTAGACCCAAAGACCAGTCCTGCTCTTCCTGTTTCAGCCCACAGTTTTCTGCCTGGGGACTGGCGTTGGGAACTTGCTAGTCTTTTTAGGGGAGGTTTGGTCCTCTGCCTCTAGGTCACCTAGGACTTCATCagggtgactgtgtgtgtgtcagggtgaGTCCAGCCTCCACGCAAGAGATGGACATGGGGCACAGTGGGTGggcgggtggggaggagaggctgggtCTCAGGAGTGGAACCAGATCGTGGATTTGGCTTATTAGCTGGGCGTGGGGGCCCTGAGAGTTCAGGTGTGCTGTCAGAAATGTCACTTTGGAGACTGGGACCAGAGGGGCTGAAACCGGAAGCAGGGTGGCTGTCAGAAGTCTAGAGAAGTCGAGCGGACCACAAGGCgtggcagagggtgtgggttaGAGAGCGATATGAAAGAGAAAGGCACATGACTTTTGTGGAGGTCTGGGCTTGCGTGAGGGGCAGGGAGACTCCCAGTATGATAGCAGAAGTCTCTGCGATGATGGCGATGTTCTGTGTTGGTGCCCTCCAGTAAACTCGACCGTGGGGTTGCGTGGAGTTAAGGAACTTACAATGAGACTAGTgtcactgaggaactgaatttaactgttatttaattttaattgaataaaCCCAGGAAGAATACCCACTGCCTGCATGGGTGTAGGGGAATCATACTGTCGTAGGCTTTGCTAGTTTAAGTGTTAGCTTTTGTCATGTTCCAGCAACCCTGAGATACAAGGTAAAGGAAATGCGCAGCTCGGAGAAGCTGAGTAACTGACCCCTATTTGAAGTCGTTCAGCCGGTACACTCGGTAGTCAGGACTGAACTCTGGGCTGGATCCTACTTCCTCCTGCAAAGAGCCTCCAGGTCTCTTTCCTGGGAGAGTGAAGTCCTCTGCAGAGGTGGCTTTGTTTCCTGGCTGAGCCCTCCTTATCTGTCTCTGCTAAAGTTAACACAGACAATTGTGTGATAAGCTAGAGGCAGGGACCCAACAAAGCTCTTGTGAGCTGGTTGTTTTGCCCGAGGCTGCTTCTTGCTGCCTCTGAATCTTCCTGTTGGTGGCTGTTTCCTTCAGCATTCCTGGAAAATGAATGGAGCAAGGAAATAGGTGAACCTGCAGACCAGGCACGCTTTGTGGTTTGATATTTGTAAAGTGGAAGTATTTGTtgttcattcgtgtccaactccttgcagcccgctaggctgctctatccgtggggttctccaggcaagaacactggagtgggtggccatctccttctccgggggatcttcctgacccagagatccaactaggatatcctgcattgcaggcagatttctttaccatctgagccaccaggaaagccctgatatTTGTGAAGGTTTGGTAGTAAAAAGAGCTACAGATTAGTGCCTTATGTGAACTTTGGGGGTCACAGTGACCAGGTGGTGCCTGGGATAGTGGCAGGATTATGGGGCTTGGGGCAGGAGTGAATATAGCTTGTCCCCTGACTTCCTGGGGAACTTTTACCAAGACACTGTCTCTCAGTCTCAATTTTCACATTTGTAAAGTAGGGTATTTGACATTCCAGAACCTTTAAGACTCCTCCAGCTCTGCAGTTCTATAATTTTAGATTTCACTGGAGGTTTACTTTCTATTAATAGAAGATCTTTTATTCCTCTTGGGATGGATAAATGCTGGTGGTTCAGCATGCCTTTAGCCTCTGTACTGGTACATTTTTACCATTATTGGCTTATTATTGAGTAACATGTCTCTTTGAGTTGTACAGCATGTCACATCCGATGGACAGACTGTTACGAACGCTTCAGCTGTTGGCAGTGTTCCTAGTAAAAGGTCAGGTGTATTTGTTTGCCATCTGAGCCGCACTGATGTTTGGAGAAAACTGGGACGAGTAATGTATCACGGTGATTGGTCTCTTGAAAGGGTTTTACGTCAGCCTTGGCCAGGTGAGAGGTAATGCGAGCCACGTCACAGGGCCGTGGGGAGCTCTGAATGAGATCGCGCTTGTAAGTGCTTAGTGTTTGCCCTTGGATCTATCGGCCGTAGAAGGTGTCAGTAATTCGCGCTGCTGTTTGAACTAAACGGTGACCTGTACGTTTTTCGTTAGTGGtggcttttgttgttttctcGGTTTGAGCAGATGAGCCCAGGCTACTCTGGAGTTGCTTTCAAGAAGCAAACGAACACGTTTCGATCACTACagaataagaatttttttctacAGTTTATGTTGACTGAATAAAAAGCGTTTGGTTAAGTAGCATGTTTTCAAATTGAGGTTTTGTATTTCCTGAaacgggcgggggggggggggggcgcggaaCAGCTCATCCTGGAGACCTCTGACTAGTAATGGCTAGGTCCAGTGGTCGGGTTTCACCAGAGTCCAGATTAGATGAGTATGTCGTTATGGAGAAGCAGTGCTAAAGTGAAAGCCTGCGGATGCTGAGGGAGAGAGCTGGCTGCCCGCATGGTGACGGTAGTAGATAAACGTCTTCAGGTCACGTGCCTTTCAGGTCCTTGGCTCGCTTAAAATCTTCAGGAGCATCCAGTCAGTGATGGGGATGACGGCATTCCCTTTTGACAGAtttggaaactgaggttcagagagtgGTGGTGCTTCTGGTCTCCGGATCCTGTTTTCTCCACCGTGGCCCTGGGCATTGTGGTTTCAGGGCAGGCCTCTCCTTTGCAGTTCTGGAAGCTTGGTTTTTGTCCTTTTGCAGCTCGTTTTCAGCTCAGGTGAACCTAATTAGGCCAGCCAAACTCGTCACAAATAACCTCTGTCAGGCAGATTCCAGATAATTCATTAGTGCTTGAAAACTTCCTCCTGTTGCCCAGTGATTTCTGCTTCTGTGGCCCCCTCCCAGGTCAGCTGGGGGAACCAGATTGCTGCAAAAAAGGCAGTCTGTGGGAGTCAGGTTAGACTGAAGGGCCTGAGGATGCTAACGGCCAGGTGAGGCAGGTGCTCTGCCAGCAGCTGACGGGAAGGGCTTGCTTTGTGGCCGGAGGCCTGCGGACCCACCTGGGTGTAGTCACCGGGTTTGGCCTCCTGTAAGGACATTCCAGTCTTTAGGAACCACACAGGGATAACACTCAGGTGTCACTTCCAGGCCTGCTGTCCCCTGGGATGTTGAGGGTAAGAGCTTGCTGTGTTGCCTCTTCAGGCCTTCATCAGAGTCAAGTTGTTAGTAGTCAAAGGGGCGTGACTTTTTCCCACAAATTCTGGGGGCATCTTATTCCATCACCCTTTGGATTGGGAACATGAATTCAAAGCCAACATGTAGAGATTTTCATGAATATTTGTGATGTTCCGTCCCTTCCTGTGTAAGAGGAATGTATTCTGAGCACGTTTACCACATGCCCACTTATCTCTCTGCTCCTTTATACTGCTCAAGAGCCATGTGATAattcatttatagaaaaaaattgacTTTTGCTAAGGATATTTTTCATGATCCCACAGATTTGAAACTTCTGTTTCATGGTTTGTACTTGAGCGAAGGTGTAATTTGTCATAGAAAgtgattttaagttttttattatgCTGCTtgtaataaagggcttccctgggggctcagtggtaaacaatctgcgtgccagtgcaggagacacagttctgtccctgggtcgggaagatcccctggagaatggaatggcagcccaccccactATTCtagcccggagaatcccatggatagaggagcctggtgggctgcagtccatggggtcgcagagtcggacacgactgagcgactacaacAACAACTTGTAATAAAATACTGTCCTTGACAAGCATTTTCTCCCTCACCCTCAAAACTGTGACTCGTTCACTCACTGATTCatgctttttcttcatttctctctttatcGTGATACTCTCGTCTTCTGCCCgtccctctcctctttctggtGATGTATGGAGTGTCTCAGGGGTCAGCACCTGGGCCAGGCTCAGCTGGACTCTGGCTGGCCCAGCTGGTGTTGCTCTCTATTGGTAGCTGTCCTGGAGGCTAGACCCGGTTGAACGAGGCTGAGTTCCACTCCAGGAGAGCAGGCTCCAGTGTCAGTGTGTTTATCACATACCTGCTTGCTTGTTTGCCGACATCCCGTTGGCCAAAGAAGTCATATGACCATCCCGGCGTCAGTGCGAGGGGCTGACTGTCCCAGGGCCAGGGGGCCAGGGGCACAGGGAGGGGAGGGCTTCACTCGGCACGTGGAGTTAGGGGGCTGGGAAGCCGGGCTGCTTTGCTGGCTCCGAGGAGCTAGTTTGGTGTGTGTGGTTTGCTGTGTTCTGTGTTAGATTCCGATGAACGTTTATTTAGGGTGGAGCATAGACATTCAGCGAGTAAGGTGGTCTCTGACTACTCTGCAGTTCATTCATAAAATGCTCATAATGTCAAATTTAAGCAGAAAATATCCTATTCAAACTTCTATTCATGACTTTGGATAAAAAGGACAGGAACTGCTTATACAGATCTGTGTTGGGGCTGGATTTGGCTCTCAGAAAACGCTGTTAGGTCCTTGAAAGAAGGAATGGGTTGCTATGATGACTGGGCATTGGGCCTGCAAACTGTGGTGACGACATGATCACCAGGGAAACCGAAAGATGCGGCTCCTGAAAGGTCTCTGGAGGCTTTGGAGGCTTTTGTTACCGTCGTAGTCTGGGAGCTGATGGGCTTAGAGAATGatgctggggttgggggaggagtgCCAGAGGCTCGCCGTCCTGTGGAGACTTCTAGGATCCGGGTATTCAGTGCTGCAGAGATCTCCTGCTTGGCCCTGGGTTTAAAAACAAGGCGAGATTGGGGTACTTTCTAAAGTCACTGTGGGGTTTGGCTCTGGTAATCATGCTGCTGAAAGAACAGGAAATGAGGTAATGTCTTTAAACATGTAGTGTTACAATGAACTGTGAATGTCTAAATATGGGCAGCTATGCAGTTCATCACTGCAGAGTTACTGTGTTGAGACTTAATGTGATCGGGTACTTCCTGTGTTGGCGGGTGTGATCCTTAAAGGTAGCTGGCAGCGTTTGAGTCTGGAGGCTCATCTGCCTGGACGTGCTGGGGAGCTGGCTCCAGGCCTGcatcacctcctcctccaggaggaggGCGAGGTCTGAGCGCCTAAGCCAGCAGCCGGCCGCCCAGGAGCACCCGCCCTCGCCTGTTACCGAAGCACTCAGTGCCCGCAGCGATGGTTTGTTCTCTAGGGAAACTTGGAAATCACTTCATTTTGGAGTTAAGTCCAGCCCACAAAAGTGTGATTGGTTCGCACTCTTCTGCAGAAGTGCACCTGTAGCATTTAGGGTTTCAGTTTGCATATAAAGGAGCACCAAGAGCAGCTGAACAGTAATCGAAAGAACAGGAGATAGGTTTCTAGAGTTCTCCACAGTGGTGACAGTTTAGGGCATGTGACTTCTGCAGTCACTGGGCCCCCAGTGACTGTTCAGACAATATTCTAAACTGTCATGTAGAGCAGGGTGAGATAAAAGACTCCATCCCAGGTGCCAGTGAGCATCTCGGATTGACTCCTCTCGTAGGATGGAGCGGGAAGGACCCTGAGCTCCCTCCTGAGGGGGGAAGTTGGAAAGCCTTTGTGGTGCCCGAGCTCTCTGACTCGGGTTTGAGTCCTGAGCACTTTTTCTCTGAGAGGTTCCCGAGCTTGCAGAACTTGCTCTGTTAGCAAGGCTTCCTGTTGTGTAGCTGTTAACACTGAGGGCTGGTGAAGAGCTAGGCCAGTCACTGAAATCGCCAGGCTGGGGCCCAAGGTCGCTTATACTTAGGATTATCAGGCGCAGTGGGAAACCTCAGTATTTCCCCTTTCCTCAGAAAATATCCAGCAGCGAAAACAAAAACGGACCAAGCTGACCTTTGACGACTCGGGAGGAGTTAGGGCCCAGCAGCGCCCGGGCACGGGGGTGGGCGCCAGGGGGCAGCACTGAGCTCGCCCGCAGGCCCGCCCCAGCATCTGGGGAAGGCCCCTGGCGCCTGGGGAGGCCTGGCCCACTGGGCCCTCTACCCGGGGTGGGGGATGCCCACAGGGCCCTGCACAGGTCTGGGTCCATTTCAGGGGATATTCTTAGGATCCTCTTTAAAGTCTAACGATGCTCCTAGATTGATTAAGCCTTGTTTCCTTGAAAATCATTTTTAGTGGCCCAGTTCTGAATGAGGGGGGAGGAAAAAAGATCACGCATGTGGAAGGGTGGTTTTCAGGTAGTGCTAGTTGGGCTGTGCCCAGCAGGCACTTAGGCATTCTGTTGACCACTTTTCTGGAGAGCATTTTGGCAGCATGTGCTGAGATATTTTACAGGGTTCATACGCTGCAACTCAGCAATTCTGCTTGTCAGAAATCTGTCCTAAATAAATCATTTCAAAGTAGATAAAAGCTTTGTGTGCAGAGGTGGTTGTCGTAGAGCTCCAGCGATGTCCTGCCTTggcggggaggggcagggtgggtAAAGAGCCTGATGGCCTTGAAGTCGGATAGAGGTTGGCGCATGTTGCTGTAACACTTGTATTtaagaacagtttttttttttcttctttttttcccctttagttttttctctttatgtatAGTTTTGAGTAACATaaggaaatgcttttcttaaaatGCATGAAAAAGTAAGATATGACCTATGGTCTCGAACgatgtaaacattttaaagtgaaaaatctggAGGGAACTATACAAATGCTTGCATGTAGGTAGTAGGATTATGGgtgttttaatctttatttttctgtatatttcctTATTTACAGTAAATATTAGGTATAGAATTGGTGGAGGCAGTATGATTCTGGAAAGGTGTTAGAATACGGAGATTGTTTGGCAATAGAGACCTAGCTGGTTGGAGAGTCCTGTTTTATGTAAGTTAAGAGTTGACCTTGGACTCGGACTGTTCCTTTGGACTGGGTTTCAGTGTGGCCAGGCGTGTCCCCAGAAGTGGTCCTGGAGCAGAGTGGTGCAGGGACAGCGCAAAGCCCGGCCCTGGGCCGTcgcgccgccccctcccccgcacTCCCTGTCCTGTCTTCTCCCTCCAGAGTCGGGCTTCAGGGCGCCTGGCCTGATAAGTCACACAGTTAGGAGTGGGGGCTTAGGGGCCGTTTTGgattgtgtgtttgtatgtgacAGTTTTCAGTAATTCTGATTTAGAGAGAGCTCTGGGGCCCTTGATTTTAATTCCAGCCTCATCTCTCTTCCAGAGTACTGATGAAAGGACTTTCATCTGGGAAGTAGAAGTTGCCTCTGAATCCCTTTAGGACTCACAGATGGATTCAGTGGAAAAGACAACAAATAGAAGTGAACAGAAATCAAGGTGAATGACGCCGACTGCACCTTCACACGGGTGTACAGCCTCCGCCGCAAGTC encodes:
- the LOC132659508 gene encoding basic salivary proline-rich protein 3-like, translating into MPDGSTDSKFEKPSLQTCVDRNPKGTEPQGQPRAAPRQSAHPTAPPPAQRVQVSGSSGRPCAGVAWPKAVCGEGDSARARAGAEVGMGGGAGEFNAAPPSGATPTEAGRSTAAKPSPARPPPPREGSAPKPTAPKPQAPPP